The Thermodesulfobacteriota bacterium nucleotide sequence CCGCCGGCAGGTGCTCCAGCTCTTGCGTGCCGCCCACGAACGGCTGCGCCTGGCAGCGGCTGCGGGCGCGGGCGAAGAGCCTCCCGGCTGTGCCGGCGGCACCCCGGCTGCCTGAGCCAGCAGCCGGCAGCGATCAGTGCCAGCCTCAGGCCGCGGGCAGGGCCGGCCGCCCCCCATGCACCTTGAGATAGACCTCACACCTCTGGCAGTTGCTGATCTTGTCGTGGAAGGAGCCCTGCTCCTTGCCCCCGCACAGAGTGCCGGTGACCATCCAGCAGCTGTCGCCGTGACGGGGGTACGCCGGGCAGCCGTCCCGGCGCTCGGGCGGGCAGTTCTTGATGCTCCAGCACTGCACGGCACCAGCCGTGTCGGCGCCACGGGGTGGCACGCGGGGAGCGGCCGCCCCCACCTCCTGCTCGCGACCCGCACCGGCTGACCCGCCGACCAGGGCCACCAGCTCCTGCACCACCTCGTGGATCCCCAGGGCCTGGGAATTGAGCTCCGCGGCGACGCTGGCCGACTCTTCACCCGAGGCCGCCAGGCGCTGGGTGGCGGTGTCGATGTGGGCGATCGCCTCGTTGACCTGCTGGATGCCCTGGGCCTGCTCGTTGGTGGCCAAGCTGATCTCACCCACCAGGGCCGCCACCCGGCCGGCCCGATCCACCAGCTCGTCGATGGCCTCGCCGGTGGCTGTCACCAGGACCCGGCCGTCCGCCACCTTCTGGGAGGTCCCGGAGATGAGGTCAGCGGTGCTTCTGGCCGCCTCCGCAGCCCGCATCGCCAGGTTGCGCACCTCGTCCGCCACCACCGCGAAGCCCGCGCCGGCCTCCCCGGCCCGGGCAGCCTCCACCGCGGCGTTGAGGGCCAGGAGGTTGGTCTGGAAGGCGATCTCGTCGATGGTCTTGACAATTTTGGAGGTCTCATCGCTGGCCTTGGAGATCTCGGCCATGGACTGGGTGAGGTCCTGCATGGAGGAGGCCGCCTTGTCCATGGCCTGACCGGCGTCCCGCATGAGGGCGTGAGCCTGGGTGGCGTTGTCCGCGTTCTGCCGCACCATGGAG carries:
- a CDS encoding methyl-accepting chemotaxis protein, producing MRQWTVGRRLSAGFGLMILLSVLVGGIAWWASRNVAIEVQDMSAVHLPVSLAVGNLTTQMKAQEATALLFVVHREERYPETFAQLGQEVDRLLGEIAAAVQSDPDLVAAGWPLMLAEAAKERDAFNQAAQALWPLVRQGNAQVVASQADRLEEAGVAFAARMGRLKEANAAVSTEKAQLALSASDAARLGVSATGLASLVAGIALALVLGRGIVRPVRRAVADLTGNSGQLATTAGQLSGTSHSLAEAAVEQAAALEQTSAALEEMSSMVRQNADNATQAHALMRDAGQAMDKAASSMQDLTQSMAEISKASDETSKIVKTIDEIAFQTNLLALNAAVEAARAGEAGAGFAVVADEVRNLAMRAAEAARSTADLISGTSQKVADGRVLVTATGEAIDELVDRAGRVAALVGEISLATNEQAQGIQQVNEAIAHIDTATQRLAASGEESASVAAELNSQALGIHEVVQELVALVGGSAGAGREQEVGAAAPRVPPRGADTAGAVQCWSIKNCPPERRDGCPAYPRHGDSCWMVTGTLCGGKEQGSFHDKISNCQRCEVYLKVHGGRPALPAA